In one window of Chryseobacterium sp. JV274 DNA:
- a CDS encoding bifunctional folylpolyglutamate synthase/dihydrofolate synthase — protein MTNEQYQEAIDWLFVQMPNYQIDGQKAYKPGLDNITKLCAFFENPQDKIKCIHVGGTNGKGSSSNMLASVLQEAGYKTGLYNSPHLIDFTERIKVNGKNCNKKFVFEFIQKLRALPEDIRPSFFEFTTIMAFEYFYQQQVDFAIIEVGLGGRLDSTNIIKPLISVITNVQLDHQNILGDTIEEIATEKAGIIKSNIPIISGDENETVKNIIQEKAIKENAPLIDATLINTNLESDLKGNYQKKNIRVVLAAVEELRKLEVPISYKDLENGLLHVHQNTGFIGRWFEFSKNPLTICDTGHNQAGLEYVFSQLNSIDRHKHIILGFVNDKKIDDVMKLLPGNSEFYFAKPSVNRGRHPEDYENLLQEAKIFYKIFDSVQEAYLAAKEQCTNEEMIFIGGSNFVVGDFLEKNLEISE, from the coding sequence ATGACAAATGAACAATATCAGGAAGCTATTGACTGGCTTTTCGTGCAGATGCCCAACTATCAGATAGATGGGCAGAAGGCTTATAAACCCGGACTTGACAATATTACAAAGCTTTGTGCTTTCTTTGAAAATCCTCAAGATAAAATCAAATGTATCCACGTTGGAGGTACCAATGGAAAAGGTTCTTCAAGCAATATGCTGGCATCTGTCCTTCAGGAAGCTGGTTATAAAACCGGGTTATACAATTCTCCTCACCTGATAGACTTTACAGAACGCATCAAGGTTAACGGAAAAAACTGTAATAAAAAATTTGTCTTTGAGTTTATTCAAAAGCTAAGGGCTCTTCCGGAAGATATCCGCCCTTCTTTCTTTGAATTTACCACTATCATGGCTTTTGAATATTTTTATCAGCAACAGGTAGATTTTGCCATTATTGAAGTTGGATTGGGAGGAAGACTGGATTCAACAAACATTATTAAACCACTGATCTCTGTAATTACGAATGTTCAGCTGGATCATCAGAATATTTTGGGAGATACCATTGAAGAAATTGCCACTGAGAAAGCGGGAATTATTAAAAGTAATATCCCGATTATTTCAGGTGATGAGAATGAAACAGTCAAAAATATCATCCAGGAAAAAGCGATTAAAGAAAATGCTCCCCTTATAGACGCCACTCTTATTAATACAAACCTTGAATCTGATTTGAAAGGAAATTATCAGAAGAAAAATATCAGAGTTGTATTGGCTGCGGTAGAGGAATTAAGAAAACTGGAGGTTCCTATTTCCTACAAAGATCTTGAAAACGGACTGCTCCATGTTCATCAGAACACAGGATTCATTGGCCGTTGGTTTGAGTTTTCAAAAAATCCGCTTACAATTTGTGATACGGGACACAACCAGGCAGGTTTGGAATATGTTTTTTCGCAATTAAATTCAATTGACCGTCACAAGCATATTATTTTGGGGTTTGTGAATGACAAAAAAATAGATGATGTGATGAAATTACTTCCTGGAAATTCTGAGTTCTATTTTGCAAAACCATCTGTCAACAGGGGAAGACATCCAGAAGATTATGAAAATCTGCTTCAGGAGGCGAAAATTTTTTATAAAATTTTCGATTCTGTACAGGAAGCGTATCTTGCTGCAAAAGAACAATGTACAAATGAAGAAATGATTTTTATCGGGGGAAGTAACTTTGTTGTGGGAGATTTTTTAGAAAAAAATTTGGAGATTTCCGAATAA
- a CDS encoding glycosyltransferase, with protein MKELHIISFNYPYPPSYGGIIDVYYKIKALSDLGIKIHLHCFVDKIPVKIDPEIGGITESVFFYEKKKNFLLYFSKTPFAAAIRDSEALLKNLEKIKAPILFEGLQTTHIIKFLKNSRHKLYLRHHNNETAYYKGLSLSEKNILKKIVYSIESLKYKGYQEKLLKKFETVFCLSEKEYNEVNIYSGNAQLIHIFHGNQSVKQLDKKGNYFLFHGDLTTADNKKALIETIDLFKTLPQYKLIVASDRANEDIKKRMSAVENITLTPILTTENLHHLLENAHANILISYQNSGTKVKLFNTLYNSRFVIINGNITDNPALKDLCLYGADMAEIRQQIISSAEKDYNDTEKRKQILEKTHSDHTKAEEMVKIIFKN; from the coding sequence GTGAAGGAACTCCATATCATATCATTCAACTATCCCTACCCTCCTTCTTATGGCGGCATCATTGATGTGTATTACAAGATCAAGGCTTTATCTGATCTGGGGATAAAAATTCACCTTCATTGTTTTGTAGACAAAATTCCTGTAAAGATTGATCCGGAAATAGGAGGAATCACAGAAAGCGTATTTTTTTATGAAAAGAAAAAGAATTTTCTTCTTTATTTCTCAAAAACGCCTTTCGCGGCCGCAATAAGAGATTCTGAAGCTCTCCTTAAAAATCTGGAAAAGATCAAAGCTCCAATATTGTTTGAAGGCCTGCAGACAACGCATATTATCAAGTTTCTGAAAAACAGTCGTCATAAACTGTATCTTCGCCACCACAACAACGAAACAGCGTATTATAAAGGACTTTCATTATCAGAAAAAAACATCCTCAAAAAGATTGTTTACAGCATTGAATCTTTAAAATATAAAGGATACCAGGAAAAGCTTTTAAAGAAGTTTGAAACTGTATTCTGCCTGTCTGAAAAAGAATATAATGAAGTGAATATTTATTCGGGAAATGCACAATTGATCCATATTTTCCATGGCAATCAATCGGTAAAGCAACTGGATAAAAAAGGAAATTATTTTCTTTTCCATGGAGATCTCACTACTGCTGATAATAAAAAAGCACTGATTGAGACTATTGATTTATTCAAAACTCTCCCACAGTATAAACTGATTGTTGCCTCCGATCGTGCCAATGAAGATATTAAAAAAAGGATGTCAGCGGTTGAAAATATCACCCTCACTCCTATCCTGACGACAGAAAACCTTCACCATCTCCTGGAAAATGCCCATGCCAACATTCTGATTTCTTACCAGAATTCAGGAACCAAGGTGAAGCTTTTCAACACCCTTTACAATAGTCGTTTTGTGATTATTAATGGAAATATTACAGATAACCCTGCTTTGAAGGATTTATGCCTGTATGGGGCTGATATGGCTGAAATTCGCCAACAGATTATCAGCTCTGCCGAAAAAGATTATAATGATACTGAAAAAAGAAAGCAAATCTTAGAAAAAACACATTCGGATCATACTAAAGCCGAAGAGATGGTAAAGATTATTTTTAAAAATTAA
- a CDS encoding SprT-like domain-containing protein yields MSIQSLEKYLPQNTLKYLRVWFSDYYIHIKVTRNRNSKLGDYRKLPDNSHEITVNSTLTPQLFFFVLTHELAHLIAFEKYGRKISPHGNEWKETFRNMLLESLEIYDEELKPIIVKFSKSPKANFMASPDLVRYFHTEKQDDTLHFIEQLQKGEFFIYRNEKYLLEGLVKKNYLCKNLATGRKYSFKPLARVEKCS; encoded by the coding sequence ATGTCTATCCAATCATTAGAAAAATATTTACCTCAAAATACACTCAAATATTTAAGGGTATGGTTTTCAGATTACTATATCCACATAAAAGTTACAAGAAACAGGAATTCAAAACTGGGAGATTACAGAAAACTTCCGGACAATTCACATGAAATAACGGTAAACTCTACGCTTACCCCGCAGCTTTTTTTCTTTGTATTGACCCATGAGCTCGCGCACCTGATTGCGTTTGAAAAATATGGAAGAAAAATCTCTCCTCACGGTAACGAATGGAAAGAAACTTTCAGAAATATGCTCCTCGAAAGCCTTGAAATTTATGATGAAGAACTAAAGCCTATCATTGTAAAATTTTCAAAATCCCCAAAGGCCAATTTCATGGCCAGCCCGGATCTGGTAAGATATTTTCATACTGAGAAACAAGATGATACTCTTCATTTTATTGAACAACTTCAGAAGGGTGAATTTTTTATATACCGCAACGAAAAGTATTTATTAGAAGGTCTAGTTAAAAAAAACTATCTTTGTAAGAACCTGGCTACTGGAAGGAAGTATTCTTTCAAGCCTTTAGCGAGGGTAGAAAAATGTAGCTAA
- the bcp gene encoding thioredoxin-dependent thiol peroxidase, translated as MLKVGDKLPEFEELNQDGETVASSKLIGKKLVVFFYPQANTPTCTVEACNLSDNYTKLKKAGFQLLGISGDSVKKQKNFHSKFAFPYDLIADENRNIIEKFGVWQEKKTFGKTYMGIVRTTFIFDENGICTRVIEKVTSKTAAEQILEG; from the coding sequence ATGCTGAAAGTTGGAGATAAATTACCTGAATTTGAAGAACTCAACCAAGACGGAGAAACAGTAGCCTCATCAAAATTAATTGGAAAAAAACTAGTGGTTTTCTTTTATCCACAAGCGAATACGCCAACCTGTACGGTGGAAGCCTGCAACCTGAGTGATAACTATACTAAGCTTAAAAAAGCGGGATTCCAATTATTGGGAATAAGCGGTGATTCTGTAAAAAAACAAAAGAATTTTCACAGCAAATTTGCCTTTCCTTATGATCTGATTGCGGATGAAAACCGTAATATCATTGAAAAATTCGGGGTATGGCAGGAGAAAAAAACATTTGGAAAAACCTATATGGGAATTGTAAGAACCACTTTTATTTTTGATGAAAATGGTATCTGCACAAGAGTCATTGAAAAAGTGACTTCAAAGACTGCTGCTGAACAGATTCTGGAGGGATAA
- a CDS encoding SufE family protein, which produces MTIKEKQQEIIDEFAFLDDWEQKYEYIIDLGKELKGLPEERKTEENLIKGCQSKVWIDAEFKDGKLFFNADSDGILPKGIVSLLVSIYSGHSTQEILDSDFDFIAEIGLQEFLSPSRANGLMAMTKQIKFYAVAYQLKS; this is translated from the coding sequence ATGACCATTAAAGAAAAACAGCAGGAAATAATAGACGAATTCGCTTTTCTGGACGATTGGGAGCAAAAGTACGAGTACATCATTGATCTTGGAAAAGAACTGAAAGGCCTGCCGGAAGAAAGAAAGACAGAAGAAAATCTGATTAAAGGCTGCCAGAGTAAAGTTTGGATTGATGCCGAATTTAAAGATGGGAAACTTTTCTTTAATGCAGATTCTGACGGTATTTTACCCAAAGGAATCGTTTCTCTTTTAGTAAGTATTTATAGTGGGCATTCCACTCAGGAAATTCTGGATTCTGATTTTGATTTTATTGCAGAAATAGGGTTACAGGAATTTCTTTCGCCATCCAGAGCCAACGGATTGATGGCAATGACCAAACAGATCAAGTTTTATGCAGTTGCTTATCAACTGAAATCATAG
- a CDS encoding TolC family protein — translation MKKVWIIVFGLGYLGLSAQKKWSLKECVSYAVEHNLQVIQNQYNKQNQEYNLKAAQKEYLPSVTGSMTTGVSFGQGSLGAGSFRNDRFNNSVGLGADILVYNNRRLEKNVRKAQFDVEASQYDIETIKNDISLQIAQQYLTTLLNKEIVKISQSAVGNAQKQFDRAKITTQVGTTAQTVLAEAEAALAREKQNLKTAEVNVGRALFAIAQLLQLSDYKGFDVEDVNIPEKLDLQLTTADDVLATAYEIQPQIKAAESRIRSAEAQTEVSKTAFWPTLTASAGLNTFYNRQFDPMPGTVQGNFFEQYKDQFGQNVGLSLNIPIFNKGKTKLQVEQSKVNESLAKNTLEQQKQTVRQNVQKAQFDADANYENYLAAVEAEKSSKLALDFADKSYAAGRSTIYDVNVARNNYANAQGSVAQAKYNYLFSLKLLNFYAGIPLSL, via the coding sequence ATGAAAAAAGTTTGGATCATCGTTTTTGGATTAGGTTATCTGGGTTTAAGTGCTCAGAAGAAATGGTCCTTAAAAGAATGTGTAAGCTATGCAGTGGAGCATAATCTTCAGGTTATCCAAAATCAGTATAACAAACAAAACCAGGAATACAATCTTAAAGCAGCTCAAAAAGAATATTTGCCTTCGGTAACAGGGAGTATGACGACTGGGGTGAGTTTCGGACAAGGATCATTAGGAGCCGGAAGCTTTAGAAACGATAGATTCAATAACAGTGTTGGCCTGGGAGCCGATATCTTGGTTTATAATAATAGGAGATTAGAGAAGAATGTTCGAAAAGCTCAGTTTGATGTAGAAGCAAGCCAATATGACATTGAAACCATTAAAAATGATATTTCTCTTCAGATTGCTCAACAATATCTAACCACTTTGTTGAATAAAGAGATTGTTAAAATCTCTCAGAGTGCTGTGGGGAATGCTCAGAAGCAGTTTGACAGAGCTAAAATCACAACTCAGGTTGGAACAACTGCCCAGACGGTTCTGGCAGAGGCTGAAGCAGCACTGGCAAGAGAAAAACAAAACCTTAAAACAGCAGAAGTAAATGTTGGACGTGCTTTGTTTGCCATCGCTCAGCTTTTACAACTGTCAGATTATAAGGGTTTTGATGTGGAAGATGTGAATATTCCGGAAAAACTTGATTTACAACTTACTACCGCAGATGATGTGCTTGCAACTGCATATGAGATACAACCTCAGATAAAAGCAGCGGAAAGCCGTATAAGATCTGCCGAAGCACAAACTGAAGTAAGCAAAACAGCATTCTGGCCTACATTAACAGCAAGCGCTGGTCTTAACACTTTCTATAACAGGCAGTTTGATCCTATGCCAGGTACTGTGCAGGGGAATTTTTTTGAACAATATAAAGATCAGTTTGGACAAAATGTAGGGCTATCACTTAATATCCCTATTTTCAATAAAGGAAAAACAAAATTACAGGTAGAACAATCTAAGGTTAACGAAAGTCTTGCTAAAAATACACTTGAGCAGCAGAAACAGACCGTAAGACAGAATGTACAGAAAGCTCAGTTTGATGCAGACGCCAATTATGAAAATTACCTGGCAGCTGTGGAAGCCGAAAAAAGCTCCAAACTGGCTCTTGATTTTGCAGACAAAAGTTATGCTGCAGGAAGATCTACCATCTATGACGTAAACGTGGCAAGAAATAATTATGCAAATGCACAGGGATCAGTAGCGCAGGCAAAATATAATTATCTTTTTAGTCTTAAACTATTGAATTTCTATGCCGGAATTCCATTAAGTTTGTAA
- a CDS encoding glycosyltransferase family 9 protein gives MTVPVFREFLEQNPGVEIIMVSRKNFEALFAGVPNVTFKGIDLDDYKGLFGLRKLSNELIREFNPDCIANLHDVIRTKVLDRIYRRKGLKVFKIDKGKEEKEHLTDVWNLEKVQLRKTVERYADVFRKMGFKVELSHQLRPTSEHQSGIGFAPFAQHKGKMLPLEKSYELVRILAQKHTVYFFGGGKKETETLDKWESEIPNTKNLSGKLNLTEELNHIAGLELMISMDSANMHLASLVGTRCVSIWGATHPYAGFLGFGQSEEDVVQVKDLTCRPCSVFGDKECYRGDWACLEEFNIQKVIDRVNF, from the coding sequence ATGACCGTACCTGTTTTCAGAGAATTTCTGGAGCAGAACCCTGGTGTGGAAATTATTATGGTGTCCAGGAAGAATTTCGAAGCGTTGTTTGCGGGAGTTCCCAATGTAACTTTTAAAGGAATTGATCTTGATGACTATAAAGGTCTCTTTGGATTGAGGAAACTGAGCAATGAACTGATCCGGGAGTTTAATCCTGACTGTATTGCCAATCTTCATGATGTAATCCGGACCAAGGTTTTAGACAGGATATATAGAAGAAAAGGACTTAAAGTTTTCAAAATAGATAAGGGTAAAGAGGAGAAAGAACACCTTACAGATGTCTGGAATCTTGAGAAAGTGCAGCTGAGGAAAACCGTGGAACGTTATGCTGATGTATTCCGTAAAATGGGATTCAAAGTTGAGCTTTCACATCAGCTCAGACCTACTTCGGAGCATCAATCAGGAATTGGTTTTGCCCCTTTTGCCCAACACAAAGGAAAGATGCTTCCTCTGGAAAAATCCTATGAACTGGTCAGAATTCTGGCTCAGAAACATACGGTGTACTTCTTTGGTGGAGGTAAAAAAGAAACCGAAACCCTTGACAAATGGGAAAGTGAGATTCCCAATACCAAAAATCTTTCCGGAAAATTAAACCTTACCGAAGAACTCAATCATATTGCCGGGCTGGAACTGATGATATCCATGGATTCTGCGAATATGCATCTTGCGAGTCTTGTAGGAACAAGATGTGTTTCTATTTGGGGTGCTACTCATCCCTATGCAGGATTTTTAGGATTCGGGCAGAGTGAAGAAGATGTTGTTCAGGTAAAAGATCTCACCTGCAGACCATGTTCTGTTTTTGGAGATAAAGAATGTTACAGAGGAGACTGGGCTTGTCTTGAGGAATTCAATATTCAGAAAGTGATAGATAGGGTTAATTTTTAA
- a CDS encoding endonuclease III domain-containing protein — translation MTKKQRAELVQIELEKLYPTTPIPLDHTDPYTLMVAVALSAQTTDKKVNQVTPDLFAVAGTPQRMAKLEEFEIKELIKEIGLSNTKAKNLKKMAELLLERHNGIVPQTYEELEALPGVGHKTASVVMSQGFGFPAFPVDTHIHRLMTQWKLTSGKNVVETERDAKSLFPEEVWNKLHLQIIFYGREYSPARGKGEKDFITKMMFEK, via the coding sequence ATGACAAAAAAACAAAGAGCTGAGCTCGTTCAGATAGAACTGGAGAAATTATATCCTACAACGCCTATCCCGTTAGATCACACTGATCCGTATACATTGATGGTTGCCGTAGCACTTTCTGCACAAACAACAGATAAAAAAGTAAACCAGGTTACCCCTGATCTTTTTGCAGTAGCAGGAACACCACAAAGAATGGCGAAGCTGGAAGAATTTGAAATCAAAGAATTAATCAAAGAAATAGGATTATCCAATACCAAAGCCAAAAACCTGAAAAAAATGGCTGAACTTCTATTGGAAAGGCACAACGGTATTGTTCCCCAGACTTATGAAGAACTGGAAGCACTTCCGGGAGTAGGACACAAAACGGCTTCAGTAGTAATGAGCCAGGGATTCGGATTTCCTGCTTTTCCTGTAGATACACATATTCACCGTCTGATGACACAATGGAAACTTACTTCAGGAAAAAATGTTGTGGAAACAGAGCGTGATGCCAAGAGTTTATTCCCTGAAGAGGTATGGAATAAACTTCATCTTCAGATCATTTTTTATGGAAGAGAATATTCTCCGGCAAGAGGAAAAGGAGAGAAGGATTTTATTACGAAAATGATGTTTGAAAAATAA
- a CDS encoding mannose-1-phosphate guanylyltransferase, with amino-acid sequence MLKSDRYCVIMAGGIGSRFWPMSTQKFPKQFQDILGTGRTMIQQTYDRISKVIPKEQIFVITNKEYVALSHQQLPEIPEENIVGEPLMKNTAACNLYMANKIAEINPDATMIVLPADHLILKEDVFLEKVELAFEVASKHDYLVTLGITPTRPDTGYGYIQFVEKKGSDYFKVKTFTEKPILEIAQSFLESGDFLWNAGIFIWNVKSIHHAFDLYLPEMMQHFMACEYNSEKENSCIETIYPKVQKISIDNGILEKAKNVYVIPSDLGWSDLGTWTSVYENTEKDKDGNAVKLKHLLSYNSKGNIIRLRNNNKAVIIDGLENYIVVDTDKALLICPRDNDQLIKDYVLDLKNFKKGDKFM; translated from the coding sequence ATGTTAAAATCAGATAGATACTGCGTTATAATGGCGGGGGGAATCGGAAGCCGGTTCTGGCCCATGAGCACGCAGAAATTTCCAAAACAGTTTCAGGATATTTTAGGAACCGGACGCACTATGATTCAGCAGACCTATGACAGAATCAGCAAGGTAATTCCTAAAGAGCAAATATTCGTGATTACGAATAAAGAGTATGTGGCTCTTTCCCATCAGCAGCTTCCGGAGATTCCTGAAGAAAACATTGTGGGTGAACCGCTTATGAAAAATACAGCTGCATGTAACCTGTATATGGCCAACAAGATTGCTGAGATCAATCCGGATGCAACAATGATTGTGCTTCCGGCGGATCATCTGATCCTTAAAGAGGATGTATTTTTGGAAAAAGTGGAGCTGGCATTTGAGGTGGCTTCAAAACATGATTATCTGGTAACATTAGGGATTACTCCAACAAGGCCTGATACAGGCTACGGCTACATTCAATTTGTAGAAAAGAAGGGTTCTGATTATTTTAAAGTCAAAACATTCACAGAAAAACCGATCCTTGAAATTGCCCAAAGCTTCTTAGAGAGTGGTGATTTCCTTTGGAATGCAGGTATTTTTATATGGAACGTAAAAAGTATTCACCATGCTTTTGATCTTTATCTTCCTGAGATGATGCAGCATTTTATGGCTTGTGAATACAATTCAGAAAAGGAAAATAGCTGTATTGAAACCATTTATCCAAAAGTTCAGAAAATCTCAATTGATAACGGAATTTTAGAAAAAGCAAAAAATGTATATGTGATTCCATCGGATTTGGGATGGAGTGATCTGGGAACATGGACATCTGTTTACGAAAATACAGAAAAAGATAAAGACGGAAATGCTGTGAAATTAAAGCATTTACTTTCCTATAATTCAAAAGGAAACATTATCCGTCTGAGAAATAATAATAAGGCGGTAATCATTGACGGCCTTGAAAACTACATTGTTGTAGATACCGATAAAGCACTTCTTATCTGCCCGCGAGATAACGACCAGCTTATAAAGGATTATGTCCTTGACTTAAAAAACTTTAAGAAAGGAGATAAGTTTATGTAA
- a CDS encoding GNAT family N-acetyltransferase produces MSLKKHPSADNTYETERLILRPMSREDSDFIFELYNRPKFIQHIGNRNVNSIEDAENYILNRFAPQIERLGFGNYLLVTKEGNEKVGAVGIFEREGLDIVDIGYSLLEEFEGKGYAFEAAQKVKSIGMDDFGLLKISAIISKDNVSSQKLIEKLGLRFKNFVTLPGETEELNYYETE; encoded by the coding sequence ATGAGCCTAAAAAAACACCCAAGCGCAGATAATACCTATGAAACGGAACGATTAATACTTCGCCCGATGTCCCGTGAAGACAGTGATTTTATCTTTGAGCTTTACAACAGACCCAAATTTATTCAACATATCGGCAACCGTAATGTCAATAGCATTGAAGATGCCGAAAATTATATACTGAACAGATTTGCTCCACAGATTGAAAGACTGGGATTTGGGAACTATCTTTTAGTAACTAAAGAAGGGAATGAAAAAGTAGGAGCAGTAGGAATCTTTGAAAGAGAAGGTCTGGATATTGTAGATATAGGATATTCTCTACTGGAAGAGTTTGAAGGCAAAGGATATGCTTTTGAAGCGGCTCAGAAGGTCAAATCCATTGGGATGGATGATTTTGGACTGTTAAAAATATCGGCTATCATTTCAAAAGATAACGTTTCTTCCCAAAAACTGATCGAAAAATTGGGACTAAGATTTAAAAATTTTGTAACTCTTCCCGGAGAAACAGAAGAATTAAACTATTACGAAACAGAATAA